From Bacillus pumilus, one genomic window encodes:
- the gdhA gene encoding NADP-specific glutamate dehydrogenase, with protein sequence MLTLDRAAQTAQSYIDRVLEEVEKRNPGEEEFQQAVKEILESLVPVFAKHPEYEKQGILERLIEPERLVVFRVPWVDDEGKVQVNRGFRVQFNSAIGPYKGGIRFHPSVNASIIKFLGFEQIFKNALTGMPIGGGKGGSDFDPKGKSDGEIMRFVQSFMSELSRYIGPDQDVPAGDIGVGAREIGYMFGQYKKMRGAYEAGVLTGKSPGFGGSLARKEATGYGLVYFMEEMLKAHGLQFEGHSVVVSGSGNVSIYAMEKVMELGGKVVACSDSSGAIYDPQGISLETVKQLKEVSNQRIGAYIDIHPHAELIEDCEQIWSVPCDIALPCATQNEISEMQAQQLVENGVIAVGEGANMPSTLQAVKVFEQNDILFAPAKAANAGGVGVSALEMAQNSARMSWTFEEVDDQLKQMMQTIYRRCTETADEYGHSGNLIVGANIAGFRKVADAMIAQGVI encoded by the coding sequence ATGTTGACCTTAGATCGAGCAGCACAAACAGCACAAAGCTACATCGACCGTGTGTTAGAGGAGGTGGAAAAACGAAATCCTGGTGAGGAGGAATTTCAGCAAGCCGTAAAAGAAATTCTAGAATCACTCGTTCCTGTTTTTGCAAAACACCCAGAGTATGAAAAACAGGGCATTTTAGAACGACTCATTGAGCCTGAGCGGCTTGTGGTATTTCGTGTACCTTGGGTAGATGATGAGGGGAAAGTACAAGTCAATCGGGGGTTCAGGGTTCAATTCAATAGTGCCATCGGTCCTTATAAAGGAGGCATCCGTTTCCACCCATCTGTCAATGCAAGCATTATTAAGTTTTTAGGATTTGAACAAATCTTTAAAAACGCACTGACTGGTATGCCGATCGGCGGGGGAAAAGGTGGATCAGATTTTGACCCTAAAGGGAAATCTGATGGAGAAATCATGCGTTTCGTCCAAAGCTTTATGAGTGAACTCAGCCGATATATTGGACCTGATCAAGATGTACCAGCAGGTGATATTGGCGTAGGGGCACGCGAAATTGGCTATATGTTCGGACAGTACAAGAAAATGCGCGGTGCTTATGAGGCGGGTGTGCTCACAGGGAAAAGTCCTGGATTTGGAGGCAGCTTAGCGAGAAAAGAAGCGACAGGCTATGGACTGGTGTACTTTATGGAAGAAATGTTAAAAGCGCATGGACTGCAATTTGAAGGGCATTCAGTTGTTGTGTCTGGATCAGGGAATGTGTCTATTTATGCGATGGAAAAGGTCATGGAGCTAGGCGGTAAGGTCGTTGCTTGCAGTGATTCAAGCGGAGCGATTTATGATCCTCAAGGCATTTCACTTGAGACCGTGAAGCAGCTAAAGGAAGTGAGCAATCAACGGATTGGGGCATACATAGACATTCACCCGCATGCCGAATTGATTGAAGATTGTGAACAAATTTGGTCTGTTCCTTGTGATATTGCGCTTCCATGTGCAACGCAAAATGAAATATCTGAGATGCAAGCGCAGCAGCTCGTGGAAAATGGTGTCATTGCGGTAGGAGAAGGAGCTAATATGCCCTCTACTCTTCAGGCAGTCAAAGTGTTTGAACAGAATGATATTCTATTTGCGCCGGCAAAAGCGGCGAATGCTGGCGGGGTAGGTGTCTCAGCACTGGAAATGGCACAAAATAGTGCAAGAATGTCTTGGACATTTGAAGAAGTAGATGATCAGCTGAAACAAATGATGCAGACGATTTATCGTCGGTGTACAGAGACAGCAGACGAATATGGACACTCTGGAAACTTAATCGTAGGAGCAAATATTGCAGGATTTCGCAAAGTGGCAGATGCGATGATCGCACAAGGCGTGATTTAA
- the sigY gene encoding RNA polymerase sigma factor SigY, translating to MEQTEETLLIQRAKQGDDAAFTALYRHHYSFLYRYIMKLTLQEELAEEIMQETMLKAYMKLSSFRGDSLFSTWLISIASRQFLDHQKKRKREQLREGKANQETIRRFKWDIQQKGRTWHEMWDALNELKAQERAPIILHYYYGFTYPEIASMLGMREGTVKSRVHHGLKKIRKEWSQ from the coding sequence TTGGAGCAGACAGAAGAGACATTATTGATTCAGCGGGCAAAACAGGGAGACGATGCTGCATTTACAGCCCTTTATCGTCATCATTATTCCTTTCTTTACCGTTATATAATGAAGCTCACCCTTCAAGAAGAGCTGGCAGAAGAAATCATGCAAGAAACGATGCTGAAAGCGTACATGAAACTTTCTTCATTTAGAGGAGATTCCTTATTTTCAACATGGCTCATTTCCATTGCATCTAGACAATTTTTAGATCACCAGAAGAAAAGAAAACGTGAACAATTAAGAGAAGGGAAGGCGAATCAAGAGACCATACGCCGCTTCAAATGGGACATTCAGCAAAAGGGCCGCACATGGCATGAGATGTGGGATGCTCTAAACGAATTGAAGGCACAGGAGAGAGCACCGATTATTTTGCACTATTATTATGGCTTTACTTATCCAGAGATTGCTTCAATGCTCGGTATGAGAGAAGGCACTGTGAAGTCGAGGGTTCATCATGGATTAAAGAAAATTCGAAAGGAGTGGTCTCAATGA
- a CDS encoding YxlC family protein, producing the protein MKEDQFTERLKEELQQLDEQIEVKEPSEQAVMMMLKQAKEQEKRRFKQEVLAYVLISLTILALFVAAITHLPIIFILLQVVSVPLCVVVGIKEYQHIKGGSSL; encoded by the coding sequence ATGAAGGAAGATCAGTTCACCGAACGTTTAAAGGAAGAGTTACAGCAGCTAGATGAACAAATTGAAGTGAAAGAGCCAAGTGAGCAGGCTGTCATGATGATGCTGAAGCAGGCAAAGGAACAAGAGAAAAGGCGTTTTAAACAAGAAGTACTGGCGTACGTTCTCATCAGTCTGACCATTCTGGCACTATTTGTCGCTGCCATCACCCATTTGCCTATCATCTTCATTCTTCTTCAAGTAGTGAGTGTGCCGCTCTGCGTCGTTGTCGGCATCAAGGAATATCAACACATTAAAGGAGGGTCTTCCTTATGA